From the Tachyglossus aculeatus isolate mTacAcu1 chromosome 21, mTacAcu1.pri, whole genome shotgun sequence genome, one window contains:
- the LITAFD gene encoding LITAF domain-containing protein, whose protein sequence is MNKQQPPALVTSDGQMQGPSAPPGVYPPPPPYQANPGQPAPAFNPAQTVVMVDPAPAVIVGQVFSDVPARVTCPSCHQSVVTRIVHHVGLMAWLISGGLCLVGCWLGCCLIPFCVDSCQDVDHFCPNCQHLIYRYKRM, encoded by the exons ATGAACAAGCAACAGCCCCCAGCCTTAGTGACCTCAG ATGGTCAGATGCAGGGCCCCAGTGCCCCCCCGGGTGTCtacccacctccaccaccatACCAAGCAAACCCTGGCCAGCCTGCACCAGCCTTCAATCCTGCCCAGACAG TGGTGATGGTCGATCCCGCACCGGCTGTGATTGTGGGGCAGGTTTTCTCGGATGTCCCGGCCCGGGTCACGTGCCCTTCCTGCCACCAGTCCGTGGTGACCCGAATCGTCCATCACGTAGGCCTCATGGCGTGGCTCATCAGTGGAGGCCTCTGCCTGGTCGG ATGCTGGCTGGGCTGCTgcctcattcccttctgcgtggACAGCTGCCAGGATGTGGATCACTTCTGCCCCAACTGCCAGCACCTGATTTACCGCTACAAGCGGATGTGA